The Lewinellaceae bacterium genome includes a region encoding these proteins:
- a CDS encoding pyrroloquinoline quinone biosynthesis protein PqqB: MVMTFFHCGRVPQEKEETVLDKQLPEYYLVVLGTAQDAGYPQAGCEKECCKAYWQGKEAVRYTSCLGIVDKGSGKAWVFDATPDFKFQMQELLQNGEELAGIFLTHAHIGHYTGLMHLGREVMGANAVPVYAMPKMTDFLTHNGPWSQLVELSNISLQPLKADSTIVLNKNFKVTPFLVPHRDEFSETVGYTIEGPGKRVLFIPDINKWDVWHNDIVEEIKKVDLAFLDATFYQNGEIPGRDMSEIPHPFMEESMARFEVLSETERAKVHFIHFNHTNPVMRNTREKERVLEKGFKVAEDFMVVDLN, from the coding sequence ATGGTAATGACGTTTTTTCATTGTGGAAGAGTACCTCAGGAAAAGGAAGAAACGGTATTGGATAAGCAACTGCCCGAATACTATTTAGTCGTTTTAGGCACCGCCCAGGATGCCGGCTACCCCCAGGCAGGATGTGAAAAAGAATGTTGTAAAGCCTATTGGCAAGGTAAGGAAGCCGTCCGTTACACCAGTTGCCTGGGCATTGTAGATAAAGGATCGGGAAAGGCCTGGGTGTTCGATGCCACGCCGGATTTTAAATTCCAGATGCAGGAGCTGCTCCAAAACGGGGAAGAACTCGCCGGCATATTCCTGACCCACGCCCATATCGGCCACTACACGGGGTTGATGCACCTGGGAAGAGAAGTGATGGGAGCCAATGCCGTACCCGTTTATGCTATGCCCAAAATGACAGACTTCCTTACCCACAATGGCCCCTGGAGCCAGCTGGTGGAATTGAGTAATATCAGCCTGCAACCACTAAAAGCGGATTCCACCATTGTTTTGAATAAAAACTTCAAGGTAACCCCTTTCCTTGTCCCGCACCGGGATGAATTTTCGGAGACGGTGGGTTATACCATAGAAGGCCCCGGCAAAAGGGTATTGTTCATTCCCGACATCAATAAATGGGACGTCTGGCACAATGATATTGTAGAAGAAATCAAAAAGGTCGACCTGGCCTTTCTCGATGCTACTTTTTACCAAAACGGCGAAATCCCCGGCCGCGATATGAGCGAGATCCCGCATCCGTTTATGGAAGAAAGCATGGCGCGTTTTGAAGTCCTTTCTGAAACGGAACGCGCCAAAGTCCATTTTATTCATTTCAATCATACCAACCCGGTTATGAGGAATACTCGGGAGAAAGAAAGGGTTCTTGAAAAAGGATTTAAGGTTGCGGAGGATTTTATGGTGGTTGATCTCAATTGA
- a CDS encoding DUF1015 domain-containing protein, whose product MQIRPFSAIFPNRDFISSADSFFATVREQYPEYVQSGFFEDKKPSAMYVYQIETERHPFIGLTCCVEVDDYLEGKIKKHEETIASKEQMQVQLLLRRNAAVKPVLLIYKNVETLDQWLKTYITDKSPEFEIHFEDAKETHCYWAIREPQDISFLQDLFLEKIPNSYVADGHHRISATTLLHQRAQHHSRLTPHNKILCSFFPVSELEVYDYNRVIHSLENISMATFMALISKVFDIEPMKQEAKPSEKHELTMYLRQEWFRLRWRPHVLEEYEKQGVILDTMLLNEKVLTDILEMKDVRTDERIEYIEGPRGIRSITKRVNRDEHSVGFCLYPLTLEELMHIADEDKVLPPKSTWFEPRMRNGLIVKEY is encoded by the coding sequence ATGCAAATACGCCCTTTTTCGGCCATCTTTCCCAATCGGGATTTCATTTCTTCCGCCGATTCTTTTTTTGCCACGGTAAGAGAGCAGTACCCCGAGTACGTGCAAAGTGGTTTTTTCGAGGACAAAAAACCTTCCGCTATGTATGTTTACCAGATCGAAACGGAACGCCATCCTTTTATCGGGCTGACCTGTTGCGTGGAAGTGGATGATTACCTGGAGGGAAAGATCAAAAAACACGAAGAAACCATTGCCTCCAAAGAGCAGATGCAGGTGCAGCTTTTGCTGCGCAGGAATGCAGCAGTAAAGCCAGTATTGCTCATTTATAAAAATGTCGAAACCCTGGATCAGTGGTTGAAAACTTATATTACCGATAAATCCCCCGAATTTGAAATCCACTTTGAAGATGCCAAAGAGACCCATTGTTATTGGGCGATCAGGGAACCACAGGATATTTCTTTTTTGCAGGATCTTTTCCTGGAGAAAATCCCCAACTCCTATGTCGCCGATGGTCATCACAGGATTTCGGCCACCACTTTACTCCACCAACGGGCGCAACATCATTCAAGGCTTACTCCCCACAACAAGATTCTGTGTTCTTTTTTCCCGGTGAGTGAACTGGAGGTGTACGATTACAACCGGGTGATTCACAGCCTCGAAAACATCAGTATGGCCACTTTTATGGCTTTGATCTCAAAAGTGTTTGATATCGAACCCATGAAGCAGGAGGCCAAGCCTTCCGAAAAGCACGAACTGACGATGTACCTGCGACAGGAATGGTTTCGGTTGCGCTGGAGACCTCATGTGCTGGAGGAATATGAAAAGCAAGGCGTAATCCTGGATACCATGCTGCTGAATGAAAAGGTGCTAACGGATATCCTGGAAATGAAAGACGTTCGCACGGATGAACGCATCGAATACATCGAAGGGCCTCGCGGCATCCGGTCGATCACCAAGCGGGTGAACCGGGATGAACATTCGGTGGGCTTTTGCCTTTACCCGCTCACCCTGGAAGAATTGATGCATATAGCTGATGAAGATAAGGTGCTGCCTCCAAAATCTACCTGGTTCGAGCCAAGGATGAGAAACGGCCTGATCGTCAAGGAATATTGA
- the metG gene encoding methionine--tRNA ligase, whose amino-acid sequence MSTAKKYMITSALPYANGALHLGHLAGAYLPADIYVRYLRLLGKDVVWVCGSDEHGAAITIRAKKEGIEPKQIIDKYHELNKSTFEKLGISFDYYHRTSSDLHKETAQEFFKKLYDKGDEFDEKTIEQYYDESYDQFLADRYITGTCPKCGHPEAYGDQCENCGSDLSPTELIDPISTLSGKKPVLRPTKHWYFKLDKHEGWLREWIDKGVLDGKLHHDPKSWKNHVVGQCRSWLDHGLQPRSITRDLTWGIPVPLEGAEGKVLYVWFDAPIGYISSTRQWAIENGKNWEDYWKGEDVELIHFIGKDNIVFHCIVFPSMLKAYGDFALPKNVPANQFLNFEGRKFSKSKGWGIEQHEYLETFKDFPNKEDALRYVLLRNMPENRDADFKWDDFVDFYDKELADKLGNFINRVVSLTNKYYEGTVPESTLDLNVAYEPLRKLVKEITDNLDAFSFKAASGAFIEIASYGNIFFQENEPWKLWKEDPESQEVKNAMFFSLQIMGLLAVLSEPFIPFTAPRIRKLLGQENLKNGDLTTLLEQLAAGEPFLQTGHQIGEPEILFPKINDRKDSSRLELVEAQKEKLARILEAEKAEEREPIKPETTFDTFSKTDLRTGTIIKATKVPKADKLLNLTIDLGNEKRTILSGIAEFYKPEEIIGQQVIVVANLAPRTMKGIVSEGMILMAENKEGKLGFVNAEKGFGNGFVVR is encoded by the coding sequence ATGAGTACAGCAAAAAAATACATGATCACCTCCGCCCTGCCCTATGCCAATGGGGCATTACACCTGGGGCATCTGGCAGGGGCTTACCTCCCTGCAGACATTTACGTGCGCTACCTGCGGCTGTTGGGCAAGGACGTAGTTTGGGTCTGTGGTTCTGATGAACACGGAGCAGCTATCACCATCCGGGCTAAAAAAGAAGGGATTGAACCGAAACAGATTATCGACAAATACCACGAACTCAACAAATCCACTTTTGAAAAACTGGGCATTTCCTTTGATTATTACCACCGTACAAGTTCGGATCTTCATAAAGAAACAGCACAGGAATTTTTCAAAAAACTGTATGATAAAGGAGATGAGTTTGATGAAAAAACAATAGAACAATATTACGACGAATCCTACGATCAGTTTTTGGCCGATCGGTACATCACGGGGACCTGCCCAAAATGCGGACACCCGGAAGCCTATGGCGACCAGTGTGAAAATTGCGGCTCTGACCTCTCCCCCACCGAACTCATTGACCCGATTTCTACCCTCAGTGGTAAAAAACCCGTTCTAAGGCCCACCAAACACTGGTACTTCAAACTCGACAAACACGAAGGCTGGCTCCGGGAATGGATCGACAAAGGTGTGCTCGATGGCAAATTACATCACGATCCCAAGTCCTGGAAAAACCATGTCGTGGGTCAGTGCCGTTCCTGGCTGGATCATGGGCTTCAACCCCGTTCTATTACCCGCGACCTTACCTGGGGAATCCCCGTACCCTTAGAAGGTGCGGAAGGAAAAGTACTGTATGTATGGTTCGATGCCCCCATCGGTTACATCTCCTCTACCCGTCAATGGGCCATTGAAAATGGGAAAAACTGGGAAGATTACTGGAAGGGAGAAGACGTTGAGTTGATTCACTTTATCGGTAAAGACAACATCGTTTTTCACTGCATCGTTTTTCCGTCCATGTTAAAAGCTTACGGGGATTTCGCCCTGCCGAAAAATGTACCGGCCAACCAGTTTCTCAATTTCGAGGGACGCAAATTTTCAAAATCAAAAGGCTGGGGTATTGAACAACACGAATACCTCGAAACCTTTAAGGACTTCCCCAACAAGGAAGATGCGCTGCGGTATGTGCTGTTGCGCAATATGCCTGAAAACCGTGATGCTGATTTCAAATGGGATGATTTCGTCGATTTTTACGATAAGGAACTTGCCGACAAACTGGGCAACTTCATCAACAGGGTGGTATCCCTGACCAACAAATACTACGAAGGTACCGTTCCTGAATCTACCCTTGACCTCAACGTTGCCTATGAGCCTCTGCGCAAATTGGTAAAGGAAATAACAGACAATCTGGATGCTTTTAGTTTTAAGGCGGCTTCGGGAGCTTTTATTGAAATAGCCTCCTATGGCAACATCTTTTTCCAGGAAAACGAACCCTGGAAATTGTGGAAAGAAGACCCGGAAAGCCAGGAGGTTAAAAATGCCATGTTCTTCAGCCTGCAGATCATGGGATTACTGGCAGTCCTGAGCGAACCTTTTATTCCGTTTACCGCTCCACGGATACGGAAATTACTGGGACAGGAAAATCTCAAAAACGGAGATTTAACCACGCTTTTGGAGCAGCTGGCGGCAGGGGAACCTTTCCTTCAAACCGGTCATCAGATCGGCGAACCTGAAATTTTGTTCCCCAAGATCAACGACCGCAAAGACAGCAGTCGCCTTGAGCTGGTGGAAGCCCAGAAAGAAAAGCTGGCAAGGATCCTCGAAGCCGAAAAGGCAGAGGAGCGCGAACCCATCAAACCTGAAACCACTTTTGATACTTTTTCAAAAACGGATCTCCGGACGGGCACGATCATAAAAGCAACCAAGGTACCCAAGGCTGATAAACTGCTGAACCTGACCATCGATCTGGGCAATGAAAAAAGGACCATTCTTTCCGGCATTGCTGAGTTTTACAAACCGGAAGAGATCATCGGTCAGCAAGTCATCGTCGTGGCGAACCTGGCACCAAGAACGATGAAAGGTATTGTGTCAGAAGGCATGATACTCATGGCCGAAAACAAGGAAGGTAAACTCGGGTTTGTGAATGCGGAAAAAGGGTTCGGAAACGGATTCGTAGTGCGGTAG
- a CDS encoding acyl-ACP desaturase, whose amino-acid sequence MKLPNIRLEVMKTIEKSMGELVAKYLKPIEENWQPSDLLPDAQNPDFFEEVREIQELAKEMDYDLLAVLIGDTITEEALPTYETWLMALDGVDPEDRENGWTKWIRAWTAEENRHGDLLNKYLYLSGRVNMRAVEISTQYLINDGFDIGTSHDPYKNFVYTSFQEKATNISHRRVAALAKQYSNPQLAKMCGVIASDEARHANAYMDFVTRIFEFDPSEMMIAFEDMMRKKIVMPAHFLRETGGAIGELFTHFSDAAQRIRVYTAEDYVDILSHLLEVWDISNIKGLNESAEKARDYLMALPARLHRISERLRIPEKQYEFSWIGG is encoded by the coding sequence ATGAAATTACCTAATATCAGACTGGAAGTGATGAAAACCATTGAGAAATCAATGGGTGAACTGGTGGCCAAATACCTGAAACCTATAGAGGAAAACTGGCAGCCTTCCGACTTGCTTCCCGATGCACAAAATCCCGATTTTTTTGAAGAAGTCAGAGAAATTCAGGAACTCGCCAAAGAAATGGATTACGATCTGTTGGCTGTTTTAATTGGAGATACCATCACGGAAGAAGCCCTTCCTACCTACGAAACCTGGTTGATGGCCCTTGACGGAGTGGATCCTGAAGACCGGGAAAACGGCTGGACCAAATGGATCAGAGCCTGGACGGCGGAAGAAAACCGTCATGGAGACCTGCTCAACAAATACCTTTACCTGAGTGGTCGGGTGAATATGCGGGCCGTGGAAATTTCCACCCAGTATCTGATCAATGACGGATTTGATATTGGCACCAGCCATGATCCTTATAAAAATTTTGTGTACACGAGTTTCCAGGAAAAGGCCACCAATATTTCCCACAGGCGTGTTGCGGCCCTGGCCAAACAATACTCCAATCCGCAATTGGCCAAAATGTGTGGCGTTATTGCTTCAGATGAAGCGCGTCATGCCAATGCCTATATGGATTTTGTAACCCGCATTTTTGAATTTGATCCCAGTGAGATGATGATCGCCTTTGAAGATATGATGCGCAAGAAAATCGTGATGCCGGCTCACTTCCTAAGAGAAACCGGGGGCGCCATCGGGGAATTATTTACCCACTTTTCCGATGCCGCCCAGCGGATTCGGGTCTATACTGCTGAAGACTACGTAGATATTCTCAGCCATTTACTGGAAGTATGGGACATCTCCAACATAAAAGGGCTGAACGAGTCTGCTGAAAAAGCGAGGGATTACCTGATGGCGCTCCCCGCACGTTTACACAGAATATCGGAAAGGTTGAGAATTCCGGAAAAACAATACGAATTTTCCTGGATCGGGGGCTAG
- a CDS encoding acylphosphatase — MIGHLNLKITGKVQGVWFRKSTGDEALRLGLKGFVRNEPDGSVYAEAEGPEDLLNEFVAWCKKGPMLARVSEVQVTEGPLEHFTAFRVIR, encoded by the coding sequence ATGATCGGACATTTAAACCTGAAAATAACAGGAAAAGTACAAGGCGTGTGGTTCCGAAAATCCACCGGTGATGAAGCGTTGCGCCTGGGATTAAAAGGCTTTGTCCGGAATGAACCGGATGGCTCCGTTTATGCAGAGGCCGAAGGCCCGGAAGACCTCTTGAATGAATTCGTGGCCTGGTGTAAAAAAGGACCTATGCTGGCCCGCGTTTCAGAAGTACAAGTGACAGAGGGACCGCTGGAACATTTCACAGCTTTTCGGGTGATTCGCTGA
- a CDS encoding type II toxin-antitoxin system RelE/ParE family toxin, whose protein sequence is MSFIVMWSPEAKSEYAEILSFIEQGWGEGSALKLLDRTEEIIDHISRHPKMYPSTSVKKNIHKAVITSNLSLIYKVKPKAIHLLHFWDNRKNPQNLETL, encoded by the coding sequence ATGAGTTTTATAGTTATGTGGTCGCCGGAGGCCAAGAGTGAATATGCAGAAATATTGTCCTTTATTGAACAAGGCTGGGGGGAAGGTTCAGCACTAAAATTGCTTGATCGCACTGAAGAAATTATTGACCATATTTCAAGACACCCTAAAATGTACCCGTCAACTTCTGTCAAAAAAAATATTCATAAAGCAGTCATTACGAGTAATCTTTCTTTGATCTATAAAGTTAAACCCAAAGCAATTCACTTATTGCATTTTTGGGATAACAGGAAGAATCCTCAAAACTTAGAAACGCTTTAA
- a CDS encoding DUF4981 domain-containing protein translates to MAKPEWYLKLLVFIAFGVVTQSVNAQQINDWENPKIFEINKEAPHATLFPFESQKMALANNLGDSEFFRLLNGNWKFNWVSDPADRPTDFYKTDFNDQSWGTIPVPGNWEVNGFGIPIYVNQPNEFQPKNPTPPYIPDGYNPVGSYRKTFSIPGSWTKRQVFLHFGAVKSAFYLWINGKKVGYSQGSKLPAEFDITAYLQPGQNLLAIEVYRWCDGSYLEAQDFWRISGIERDVYLWAAPKIHIRDYWAKAGLDDNYQNGVLDLECEMVNYGDPVKDPLTIERSLFDAAGNLVSSGVQTIMPEGPSTIVKAKSWNLPNVKHWTAETPDLYTLLLTLKDHEGNQLETLSTKVGFRTVEIKNGQLLVNGKVVFIRGTNRHEHDPSTGHVVSKALMLKDIELMKTHNLNAVRTSHYPNDPYWYELCDKYGIYVVDEANIESHGTGYRLDRTLGNNPDWAEAHLSRTRRMVERDKNHPSIIIWSLGNEAGNGYNFYQDYLWIKNRDDSRPVQYERTQIGWGANAYIEWNTDILAPMYPDLQGMTHLVNAHPERPLILCEYAHAMGNSVGNFQEYWDHIYANERMQGGFIWDWVDQALYKKLPDGKIIFAYGGDFGPEGTPSDNNFLCNGLIQPDRSINPHLLEVKKVYQPVYTNWDDPASKTISIQNYYSFSDLSHLYLHWEILENGLVSESGNIQELDVEAAAKKVIALPYQWNPSGKETFLNLSYRFKDQKDFYEKDFEVAFEQLPLASAKVLPPAIVVTPGKVLLVEMEGEINVKAAGSEWIFDKSTGKMTKWNHGGIPVLSDGPEPDFWRPPTDNDYGAGLQKKLKIWRTVWQERQNTQVTAEKIQGSSIVRIKITADLLNEDAQWKTIYSIYPDGRIKVENELNALGGNYPMLLKFGMKMNLPKTMNVMEWYGRGPQESYEDRKTGALIGIYKSSVSAQFHPYIRPQETGNKTDVRWLKLSSGSGNGLMISGEMPLSISALHYLPEDLDDGDEKGQSHAGELTERDLTCLQVDLKQMGVGGNDSWGALPMQAYQLPYQNYHYSFWMQVF, encoded by the coding sequence ATGGCAAAACCCGAATGGTATCTTAAACTACTTGTATTTATCGCTTTTGGGGTGGTTACCCAATCCGTAAACGCTCAACAAATCAATGACTGGGAAAACCCAAAAATCTTCGAAATAAACAAAGAAGCACCTCATGCGACTTTGTTCCCTTTTGAAAGTCAAAAAATGGCACTCGCCAATAACCTGGGGGATTCCGAATTCTTCCGGCTGCTCAATGGCAACTGGAAATTCAATTGGGTCAGCGATCCTGCTGATCGCCCTACAGATTTTTATAAAACGGATTTTAATGACCAGTCCTGGGGAACCATCCCTGTGCCCGGGAACTGGGAAGTCAATGGATTTGGCATTCCCATTTATGTCAATCAACCCAACGAATTTCAACCTAAAAATCCCACTCCACCATATATTCCTGATGGATATAACCCTGTAGGTTCCTACCGAAAGACTTTCTCTATCCCCGGCTCATGGACCAAACGCCAGGTTTTTCTTCATTTTGGGGCCGTGAAATCGGCTTTTTATCTTTGGATCAACGGAAAAAAAGTGGGTTATAGCCAGGGGAGTAAGCTGCCGGCAGAGTTTGATATTACCGCATACCTCCAGCCAGGACAAAATCTTCTGGCGATTGAAGTGTACCGATGGTGCGACGGGAGTTACCTGGAAGCGCAGGATTTTTGGCGCATCAGTGGCATTGAAAGAGACGTTTACCTTTGGGCGGCCCCCAAAATACATATTCGGGATTATTGGGCAAAGGCCGGTCTGGATGACAACTACCAAAACGGGGTGCTTGACCTGGAATGTGAAATGGTCAATTATGGAGATCCTGTTAAAGATCCCCTGACCATAGAGCGATCCTTATTTGATGCAGCGGGCAACCTCGTTTCATCAGGGGTCCAAACGATCATGCCGGAAGGACCATCGACCATTGTGAAAGCCAAATCATGGAACTTACCAAATGTAAAACACTGGACTGCAGAAACGCCCGACCTTTATACTTTGTTACTGACATTAAAAGATCATGAGGGAAACCAACTGGAAACCCTTTCCACCAAGGTGGGCTTCAGAACCGTCGAGATCAAAAACGGACAATTGCTGGTCAATGGGAAAGTGGTTTTTATTCGTGGAACCAACCGCCATGAACATGACCCTTCTACCGGGCATGTGGTTTCCAAAGCTTTGATGTTAAAAGATATTGAGCTGATGAAGACCCACAATCTCAATGCTGTGAGAACTTCCCATTATCCCAATGACCCTTACTGGTATGAGCTTTGCGACAAGTACGGGATTTATGTGGTGGATGAGGCTAATATAGAATCTCACGGAACCGGTTACCGGCTCGACCGCACCCTGGGCAACAATCCCGATTGGGCGGAAGCTCACCTTTCCAGAACCCGCAGGATGGTGGAACGCGATAAAAATCATCCGAGCATCATCATCTGGTCGTTGGGCAACGAGGCCGGGAATGGATACAATTTTTACCAGGATTACCTGTGGATCAAAAACAGGGATGATTCCCGGCCGGTTCAGTATGAACGTACACAGATTGGCTGGGGTGCCAATGCCTATATCGAGTGGAATACGGATATCCTGGCACCCATGTACCCTGATCTTCAGGGAATGACCCACCTGGTAAATGCCCATCCCGAACGGCCCCTGATCCTTTGTGAATATGCCCATGCCATGGGCAACAGCGTTGGCAATTTCCAGGAATACTGGGATCATATTTATGCCAATGAACGGATGCAGGGCGGGTTTATTTGGGATTGGGTCGATCAGGCGCTTTACAAAAAATTACCTGATGGAAAAATTATTTTTGCCTATGGAGGCGATTTTGGGCCGGAAGGTACGCCAAGCGACAACAACTTCCTGTGCAACGGATTGATCCAGCCGGACCGTAGTATCAATCCTCATTTGCTGGAAGTCAAAAAAGTCTATCAGCCCGTTTACACTAACTGGGATGATCCGGCGTCAAAGACCATCAGCATACAAAATTACTACAGTTTCAGCGACTTAAGTCATTTATACCTGCATTGGGAAATATTGGAAAACGGTCTGGTGTCCGAAAGTGGAAACATTCAGGAACTCGACGTTGAGGCAGCCGCTAAAAAGGTAATTGCCCTTCCTTATCAATGGAATCCGTCAGGAAAAGAAACCTTTCTCAACCTTTCTTATCGTTTTAAGGATCAAAAGGATTTTTATGAAAAGGATTTCGAGGTTGCTTTTGAACAACTGCCATTGGCCAGTGCGAAGGTTTTGCCTCCGGCCATAGTTGTCACCCCCGGCAAGGTTTTACTCGTGGAAATGGAGGGAGAGATCAACGTAAAAGCGGCTGGTTCGGAATGGATTTTTGACAAATCAACCGGAAAAATGACCAAGTGGAACCACGGCGGAATTCCTGTGCTTTCAGACGGTCCGGAACCAGATTTTTGGCGACCTCCCACAGATAATGATTATGGAGCCGGTTTACAGAAAAAATTAAAAATCTGGCGTACGGTCTGGCAGGAGCGTCAAAATACCCAGGTCACGGCAGAAAAAATACAGGGAAGTTCCATTGTCAGGATCAAAATCACAGCCGATTTATTGAACGAAGATGCTCAATGGAAAACCATTTACAGCATTTATCCTGACGGGCGCATCAAGGTGGAAAATGAGTTGAATGCGCTGGGTGGGAACTATCCCATGCTCCTGAAGTTTGGTATGAAAATGAATTTGCCCAAAACAATGAATGTAATGGAATGGTATGGCCGTGGGCCCCAGGAATCCTATGAGGATCGGAAAACGGGGGCACTGATCGGAATTTACAAGTCAAGTGTCAGCGCCCAGTTTCATCCATACATCCGTCCTCAGGAAACCGGGAATAAAACAGATGTTCGCTGGTTGAAATTATCTTCCGGTTCGGGAAATGGCCTCATGATCAGCGGGGAAATGCCTCTGAGTATTTCGGCTCTGCATTACCTTCCCGAAGACCTGGATGACGGGGATGAAAAGGGTCAGTCTCATGCTGGAGAATTGACCGAACGCGACCTGACTTGCCTGCAGGTCGATCTGAAACAAATGGGCGTTGGCGGCAACGACAGTTGGGGCGCATTACCCATGCAGGCCTACCAATTGCCATATCAGAATTATCATTATTCCTTTTGGATGCAGGTGTTTTAG